ggatcagaggacaactttgtggaactGGTTCATTCCTTCCACTTTTACACATGTTGTAGAGAACTCAAATggccaggcttgcacagcaagtgcctttacccagtgagccgtGTCACAGgcccctggtttttgtttgtttgtttcgattTTTAaattggatctcactctgtagcccaggttggtatgaactcactatgtagtccaggctggtccttAAACTtatggcagtcctcctgcttcagcctcttaaGTATAAATAGGtgtgattttctgtttttcttttcacattttttgaaGAGAGGgagttttgattgtttgttttttgttttgttttgtttttgagtcagggtctcactgtgtaaccttggctggcctgaaactctatatgtagaccaggctggcctcaaacagagatccacttgcctcagtctcttcagtgctgggattgaaaatGTGCCTCTCTGCGCCTGGCCAAGGACTAATTTTACACTTACATAAGAGCTGAAAAactctagccaggtggtggtggtggtggtggtggtggtggtggtggtggtggtggtgcacacctttaatcctagcacttgggaagcagagacaggtagatctctgagttcaaggccagcttggtctacagagtgagtctaagacagccagggctacatagaaaaaccctgcctcaaaaaacaaaacaaaaacaatgaaagaaagacaagaaagaggagggggggaagaggaaggaaggaaggaaggaaggaaggaaggaaggaaggaaggaaggaaggaaggaaggaaggaaggaaaagagaacccTAGGAAAAGTCCTAAAGGCAAAATGGGGGCAGTGCACAGGAATTTCTGAGCAAGGATTAGAGAAACTGGATGAGGAGGAAGGCCAAAATGTGCCTCACCCAGGAGGACAGCTCAGGAGAGCCTTCAAGATATCCTGACACCTACCAATGCCAGGTTACCATCCATCTCTAGGAATGTGGACATGCAAAGAAATGTGTTTTAGTAGTTAATTCTTTATCTTGAGCTTCTGATAACATTGTAGGGTACTGTCAAGACTGTGAGATAGATTAGGACAGCTAGCCAGGAAGAAGAGCACTGCCAAGTTCAGTTTTTATCTCCTGAGTGGTATGGCCACAGAGGGCTTTCCTACAGAGCTGTGTGAAGACAGGAGCCTCAGAGCTAGGCTGGAGATGAGCAGGACAGCCTTGGGAGGATAAAGCTGAGAGCAGTACTTGGCTCGCTTGGGAGATGCCCTCCATCAGCTGTGTCTGGTTCCTCCCAGGTCAAGCCAAACTCTGCACCCCCGACACCACCAGTCAAGCCTGGGACTGAAGGGCCCATGTCTGGAGTGACTCAGGTGAGCCCCCATCAGGAGGGGTCTGTCTTGCTGGAACCATCCTGCTGACCGGCATTgctctggaggctggggtgggttgttgttgttaactGGTAAGTTTTGTTGACATctgaaaagaaagtggggaaagTCCTCAGTAACAGGCTTGATGTCAGCTTTTTAATCTGCCAGAACTTTTCAGTGCTTGCTGCTGTGAGGGGttgtccatttttccttttcatatggCAATGAGAAGTCTACACCATATGTGACGTATTAATGCAATCATCTTGTGTGGACGGGGTCATTAATTCTGCTGCTGGGGAAGTGAGAATCTAAATTTAAAGAATTATAAATGGGAATATTTAGCTGTACCTCTTGTGGCAGACCAGATGCTTTTAACAtcaatttcccttttttttttttcctggcagagagctggtggtccaaaggtTGCTCTGAAGATCCCTGTCCAGAAGAGGTGACCAGCTAGGGCACCCCAGGGCCACTGTAGGCTTGTGGAAGTTTGGAGATACCAGTGCTCCTGTGGACATGCTCTTTCAGCAACAGCCCTTACTCAGGCTGGACCTGCTGgcggggggtaggggtgggggtggtgggtacccaaaacagcttgaccacacagctgccatgacaagcttaggggaggcaacacccagatccaggaaaagccataagctgataccacacagagatccacccagtaatgggccagcatctaaggggaagtacctgacatcccaaataTTCTAGCCCTTAAATAAGATTAAATAAGATTAacagatgtccctgagcctattttctctttttaccaaGATACCCCTGGACAAATGTCAGCCAAgtagggtcctgaaccctggaaatcccctcaccccaacctctcctatgataaaaaccccaccctgcctgggctcatgctctgctctcactgctgtgtctgACACATAGAGACCAAGCtcgagcttgaaataaaggctctttgcttttatatatgggattcggtctccatggtggtcttttggccGTCTCTGGGCATAACACCTGCAATCACTGGTCCTACAGTGATTATTCCTCAGGAATAATTACTGTGTGGCTCTTGCTATCCAGCTGCCCtcctgaaccagggtcctctccCTGGCCTTGGCCAGCTTAAGCCACATGTCTGCAATTGTTAGGCTGGAGGGCATCACCTGCAGTGAGCGAGTGTACCTGTCTTCTGGTGTAGACAGGATGCCAGAAGCCCCCTTCCAGCAACCTCTGCACCAGCCCTCACCCAGTGACCCCTCCCCAAGTCTGGGGCAGCCCTGCACAGTTCCTGTATCTCCTACATCCCACTGGCCCACGAGACTTAGTGAGGAGAAGTCTACCTTCTGGAGGTGGGGTGATGGGACAGGAGTCACCATCATTTCGGAGTTGGGGCAGAATGGTTGTCTAACATACTGCTAAACattattcattaataaaaattttattttatcagtaGATTACAGACCATTTTCTAAAAAGCCAATTGTTTTTATTACACCAGATCACACGATTTCACCTACCTTCTCCCTTAATTTTAACCATCCACCATAATTTAGTCCTGTCCCCTGCCTGACATGCAGGGGGACCAATCCTACCTGGGACAGAGGGAGGGCCGGTGCGGTGCGGGCCCCGCCTCTTCCGGCTGTGCCTCGTCTCCCAGCAACGGTCCTACGCCTTCTGGTTTCTTCCGCTGCTTTTCGCTGCTGCAGACTCACGTCTTTACCATGCTCAGTGCTTccaagcagagctctgctgcGCTCCTGCCACCGCCTGAGGAAATTCACAACCTCTGCGCCTGGCTGGACCGGCTCCCACTCAGCCGCCCCAAGCGCCACCTGGCTCGGGACTTCAGTGATGGTGGTGCGAGTGAGGGCGAGGCGCAATGGGGCCTATGATGAAGAGGGCTCAGAGCTGAGGGTCGCCCTTGACCCCAGCCCCATAGTACCGGGGCACGGGAGGAGAGGGGGGCGGTGTCTGAGTCCACACACCGTGCCTCTTAGGAAAGGTAGTGGCAGATGTGGCCTCCTATGGCTCTTCCAGCTCCTCCAGGGCTCTCACCCCGTGGTAGCTCCCCAGACCATCCTATTACTTGTTCCGTCCTGGAGTCTAGGTGTGGTGTCCAGGACTCTCGGGGACGATCACGGGCTCCCCAGGACGAGCTCGTGCCCTTCCCCTTTCACTCTGTACATCTCATGTGATCAGGGATTAATTACAACTGCAGCCCAGGGTCCTTAGCCAGGCAAGCCAAGCTCACCTTGCATTCCCACAGTGCTGGTGGCCGAGATTGTGAAGCACTTCCACCCTCGGCTGGTGGACTTGCACAGCTACGTCCCAGCCTGCAGTACAGACCAGAAGCTGAGCAACTGGAGCCTTCTCAACAGGCAAGGCCTCGGAGCTCAGCCCACCTAGGTTGACCCAGGGATACTCTCTAATGCCCCTTTGGGACAAGtttctagctgtgggtctctgacaTCACTGTGGGTCTTTGCCTACAGAACTGTACCACAACCAGGGTTCCTGGGGACCCCCTGCTAGGACAGCCCACCAGGTAGCCATGATCTCTTCCAGATTAGTGGAGGCACGGTGTACTCCACCTCCCAAACTGTCCTCAGAACAGcctctgcctgtgtgtttgttgtgttaCTTGATACCAAGAACAACCGGAGGAGGACAGACATGTCAGATGTGGTCAAATCAAGATGGCCCCGAGGAAGTGACCGAGCAGAGCAAGATGGGGAACATGTGTGGGTACCCAGGATGCTGTATGGAGGAAGTCAGACCCCTCAGGACTGGCTCAGATTGGATTAGGAGCATTGCAGGACTCAGACCTGGGCACAGTCCCATGGGCTCATGTTTGAGAGGGTAGAGTTGGAATGAAACCTCAAGGGTGATCATGCCTGAAAGGGCCCAGCTGCAGAGTTTAGGGACCGTTGAGCTGTATCAATAGGACTTACAAGCctgacggtggtggtgcacacctttaatcccagcactggggaggcagagccaggcggatctctgtgagttggaggccagcctggtctacagagcgagatccaggaaaggctcaaagctacacagagaaaccctgtcttgaaaaacaaaaacaaaaacaaaaacaaaaagaaagaaaagaaaaaagaaaaacaaaacaaaaaaaaaagaaagaaaaacaacaacaaacaggacTTATAGAGCAGAGGTCAAGCAGTCAGGAAGACAAGGATGAGTGCAGGAAGACAAGGATGGCCTGACGTAGCAGAGTGCATCAGGTGTTCTGTGACCTCCTGAGACATAGGCCCACTGGGCCAGGAAGGAGATAGCCATGGGCCCCTGGGCTGTAGAACAAAAAGGAAACCTTGTTAGCTTCCCCTCTCCAAGGAAGCTGGATGCTGTCCAGTAGCTGGAAGGCATGGCCCTCGAGGATGCGGACGGGACCGCAGGAGGGCTCACTCCCAGCCCTCGGTGGCACTGCTTTGAGAGTGCACTCCCACTTTCTTTGCAGGAAAGTCTTTCGAAAGCTGCACTTCTGTATCTCAGAGGCTGATATCCAAAAGGTCGTGTCCAACAGGCCCGGGGTTATCGAGTCTATCCTGTGTGCACTGAGGGAGAAAATGGAGGCCTGCACTGTTCATCATGTAGGCTCAGCTAGTGCAGCTGTAAGTGTCTGCACAGCAGTTCAGCCTGCAAGTCGGCGGTGTCTGTTGCCCTTTTGCACGGTCAGATAATCTGTCTGTGTGAGActaaaacagagaaatgaatgtcCCTGTGGTCCAGAATGAAATGAAGTCCATACGTGAGGTTATATACCCACTTACATTTACTTTCCTGCTGCCTGGGATCTTCCCAGGTCCCCATCTCCTTCCCATCCTGAACCATCTACCCTGGGGCAGtgcaaacatttaaagaattgttccAACTACAACCACCTCAAACCCTTTCCCAGTTTACCCACTGACCCCACCTAGAGTGGAGACCAGACCTATCCATCCCTGCTACCCCTCACTTCCCAACTTTTGTACTCTGCAGGATCCAGGACTCTCCAATGTGGATGCTGTTCGGCCTTGGGTAGGGCTCACCACTCACCCATATACCGCTAGGACTCAAGATCCTAACGTGGATAATTGTAGCCTGTCAGAGCCCCTCTGTGGAGAACATCGCTCCATTCCTGAAGGCTGGACACACAGCAACCATGAGCTCACAAACCTTCAAAAGAGGGCAGGTATGTATGCTCAAGTGCCTCCAGGGCCCAGAGGAGCTAGTAGGCCTCTGAGGAAGGCACCCTCACTTGTGCAGGCAGAGTACTTAAGGTCCTGGCTCTAGCAATACTTAGAGAGCAACCATCCAAGGGGGGAGCCTGTGAACCATGCAGGGAAGCCATTTCTGAGCTTTACAGAGCTC
The sequence above is drawn from the Peromyscus leucopus breed LL Stock chromosome 1, UCI_PerLeu_2.1, whole genome shotgun sequence genome and encodes:
- the LOC114693268 gene encoding sperm flagellar protein 1-like, yielding MLSASKQSSAALLPPPEEIHNLCAWLDRLPLSRPKRHLARDFSDGVLVAEIVKHFHPRLVDLHSYVPACSTDQKLSNWSLLNRKVFRKLHFCISEADIQKVVSNRPGVIESILCALREKMEACTVHHVGSASAADPGLSNVDAVRPWVGLTTHPYTARTQDPNVDNCSLSEPLCGEHRSIPEGWTHSNHELTNLQKRAGLQSPPAPFSMKTLQNQRDLEKMGGCACRGDPVEGLWDHLTRIQQQLEDKEQALAILQETVKILQMKVMRLEHLVQLKDQRIWELMRPGPEERQIWRGPHPESFRP